The following are encoded together in the Glycine soja cultivar W05 chromosome 5, ASM419377v2, whole genome shotgun sequence genome:
- the LOC114411620 gene encoding uncharacterized protein LOC114411620 gives MASNDDESVLDPWAFILELSHISPSQEQILATAPFVGAVQDTATSASHDIDMLPLPDSVPEDVFHTPEEASLPTSPSENHCVVNYAFIDVDDVDAWFELGKDSELGSSDVHVEEVNGEEMGNLETLSGDVSISVSESAEGPKSSDGVVESPGKKKSEQGKNKSAVSGEQKKTDKEAGPGLRRVLPPSTAASTPMTETGSGRSGNGGGGAKRKFLDAFFAAVKAFSELQSTVEELNEDHKEAGPELRRVLPPSITGSTAKTGSGRSGNGGGGEKRKAFDVFALLKAFSKLESTVEENNDDHRTLLDVARAKGVTFPRPRWWPEGDNFDPPPPQ, from the coding sequence ATGGCTTCCAACGATGATGAGTCCGTTCTCGATCCCTGGGCCTTCATTTTGGAGTTGTCTCACATATCTCCATCCCAAGAACAAATCTTGGCCACTGCTCCATTTGTCGGAGCAGTACAGGACACCGCCACCTCCGCCTCCCATGACATCGACATGCTGCCGTTGCCGGACTCCGTCCCCGAAGACGTATTCCACACGCCGGAGGAGGCCTCGCTTCCCACCTCCCCCTCCGAAAACCATTGCGTCGTTAATTACGCCTTCATCGACGTGGATGATGTGGATGCTTGGTTCGAATTGGGGAAGGATTCCGAGTTAGGGTCTTCGGATGTTCACGTGGAAGAAGTTAACGGAGAGGAAATGGGAAATTTAGAAACCCTTAGTGGGGATGTGAGCATTAGCGTGTCTGAATCTGCTGAGGGGCCCAAGTCAAGTGATGGGGTTGTGGAATCGCCGGGGAAGAAGAAGAGTGAGCAGGGTAAGAACAAAAGTGCCGTTTCTGGAGAGCAGAAGAAGACTGATAAGGAAGCAGGGCCAGGGCTGCGTCGGGTGTTGCCACCCTCCACTGCAGCGTCGACGCCGATGACTGAAACGGGAAGTGGAAGAAGTGGGAACGGTGGGGGTGGGGCGAAAAGGAAGTTTTTGGATGCTTTTTTTGCTGCGGTTAAAGCTTTCTCAGAGTTACAGAGCACTGTTGAAGAACTTAACGAAGACCATAAGGAAGCAGGGCCAGAGCTGCGTCGGGTGTTGCCACCCTCAATTACAGGGTCGACGGCTAAAACGGGAAGTGGAAGAAGTGGGAACGGTGGGGGTGGGGAGAAAAGGAAAGCTTTTGATGTTTTTGCTTTGCTTAAAGCTTTCTCAAAGTTAGAGAGCACTGTTGAAGAAAATAACGATGACCATCGCACCCTGTTGGATGTGGCAAGAGCTAAGGGTGTTACCTTTCCTCGGCCAAGGTGGTGGCCGGAGGGGGATAACTTTGACCCGCCGCCACCACAATAG
- the LOC114413765 gene encoding uncharacterized protein LOC114413765, producing the protein MEDIERMRHHRSPYSSQGTDDGYKEGRRQRQRHRRNRDGMDDVKERFVLPYYVRKIHNKLQRLYQESKSVDDYYMEMEISLIRANIEETNEATMAILLNGLNRNIQDVVELQSCNNMDELIHSVMKLEQQLNRKQTYKKTSYTCSSWKDKDTSKKEDSSLQHLERKSSRGNHTSHTQPPPNKSSSIKCFKCLGKDHIASQCPNKRTMIVLENGGVNSDPSKSSHSSSSEAEDDGFLPPKEGDLLMIRRLMGSLCKDRNDTQRENIFHYRCLMNGKVFSLIIDGGSCSNVASTRLVEKLGLKTTPHPKPYKFQWLSDNGKLVVEKQVLLTFSIGKYVGDVLRDMVPMEARHVLLGRPWQYDRDVVHNGVTNQYSFLHKVKSTLELPQGFDTLLKEFEDVFPQDIPHGLYPLRGIEHQIDFVSGASLPNRAAYKSNLKMTKEIQKQVEGLMQRGWVKESLSSCAMSIFLVPKKDGTQRMCIDCRPINNITVRYKHHIPRLDDMLHGSCVFSKIDLKSGYHKIRIRECDEWKTAVKTSLDFMSGWSCLLA; encoded by the exons ATGGAAGACATAGAGAGGATGAGGCATCATAGGTCACCTTATTCTTCTCAAGGAACTGATGATGGCTATAAAGAAGGTAGAAGGCAAAGGCAAAGGCACAGGAGGAATAGGGATGGAATGGATGATGTGAAGGAGAGATTTGTCTTGCCTTACTACGTaaggaaaatacataataaactACAAAGACTCTATCAAGAAAGTAAAAGTGTTGATGATTATTACATGGAGATGGAAATTTCTTTGATCAGAGCAAACATTGAAGAGACTAATGAGGCTACAATGGCTATACTTTTGAATGGCTTGAATAGGAACATTCAAGATGTTGTAGAGCTTCAAAGTTGTAATAACATGGATGAACTTATACATAGCGTTATGAAATTGGAGCAACAATTGAATAGGAAACAAACCTACAAGAAGACTTCATACACTTGTTCATCTTGGAAGGATAAAGACACTTCCAAGAAGGAGGATTCTTCTTTACAACATCTTGAAAGGAAGTCTTCAAGAGGTAATCATACTTCTCATACTCAACCCCCTCCCAATAAATCTAGTTCCATTAAATGTTTTAAGTGTTTGGGAAAGGATCATATTGCATCCCAATGTCCTAACAAAAGGACCATGATTGTGTTGGAGAATGGAGGGGTGAATAGTGATCCATCTAAGAGTTCTCATAGTTCCTCTAGTGAAGCAGAGGATGATGGTTTTCTTCCACCGAAAGAGGGAGATCTTTTGATGATAAGGAGACTCATGGGAAGCTTGTGCAAAGATAGAAATGATACacaaagagaaaacatttttcattatAGATGTTTGATGAATGGAAAGGTTTTTTCTCTAATCATTGATGGTGGAAGTTGTTCCAATGTTGCAAGCACTAGATTAGTGGAGAAACTTGGTTTAAAAACCACCCCTCACCCTAAACCTTATAAGTTCCAATGGTTGAGTGACAATGGCAAGTTGGTTGTGGAAAAGCAAGTGTTACTTACATTCTCCATTGGAAAGTATGTTGGTGATGTCCTTCGTGATATGGTTCCCATGGAAGCCAGACATGTGCTGCTTGGGAGACCTTGGCAATATGATAGAGATGTTGTTCATAATGGGGTCACCAATCAATATTCTTTCTTGcataaggtaaaaag TACCCTTGAGTTGCCTCAAGGTTTTGATACACTCTTAAAGGAGTTTGAGGATGTCTTCCCACAAGACATTCCCCATGGCTTGTATCCTTTAAGAGGAATTGAACATCAAATAGATTTTGTTTCAGGAGCTTCACTTCCTAATAGGGCCGCCTATAAGAGTAATCTGAAAATGACAAAAGAGATCCAAAAGCAAGTTGAAGGGTTGATGCAAAGAGGATGGGTGAAAGAGAGCTTGAGCTCATGTGCAATGTCAATCTTCCTAGTCCCCAAGAAAGATGGCACACAGAGGATGTGCATAGATTGTAGacccatcaacaacatcaccgTGAGATATAAACATCATATCCCTAGACTTGATGATATGCTTCATGGTTCTTGTGTTTTCTCCAAAATAGACTTGAAAAGTGGTTACCATAAAATTAGAATAAGAGAATGTGATGAATGGAAAACCGCTGTCAAAACAAGTTTGGACTTTATGAGTGGTTGGTCATGCCTGTTGGCTTAA